A genomic stretch from Myxocyprinus asiaticus isolate MX2 ecotype Aquarium Trade chromosome 24, UBuf_Myxa_2, whole genome shotgun sequence includes:
- the rab35b gene encoding ras-related protein Rab-35b, with amino-acid sequence MARDYDHLFKLLIIGDSGVGKSSLLLRFADNTFSGSYITTIGVDFKIRTVEINGEKVKLQIWDTAGQERFRTITSTYYRGTHGVIVVYDVTSAESFVNVKRWLHEINQNCDDVCRILVGNKNDDPNSKVVETNDAQKFAEQMGISLFETSAKENVNVEEMFNCITELVLRAKKESVAKQQQQQQNDVIKLNKNSKRKKKCC; translated from the exons GTGTTGGGAAGAGCAGTCTACTCCTGCGCTTTGCAGATAACACTTTTTCAG GTAGTTACATTACTACTATAGGAGTGGATTTTAAGATCCGGACAGTGGAAATTAATGGAGAGAAGGTGAAACTGCAGATCTGGGACACGGCAGGACAGGAGCGATTCAGAACAATCACGTCTAC aTATTACAGAGGAACCCACGGGGTAATAGTAGTGTATGATGTCACCAGTGCTGAATCCTTTGTCAACGTCAAACGATGGCTGCACGAAATCAACCAGAACTGCGACGACGTATGTCGAATATTAG TGGGCAATAAAAATGACGATCCGAACTCAAAGGTGGTAGAGACGAACGACGCGCAGAAGTTTGCTGAGCAGATGGGCATCAGTCTGTTCGAGACGAGCGCAAAAGAAAATGTCAACGTGGAAGAG ATGTTTAACTGCATCACAGAGCTGGTGCTCCGGGCAAAGAAAGAGTCTGTGgccaaacaacagcaacaacaacaaaacgatgTGATTAAACTCAACAAGaatagcaaaagaaagaaaaaatgctgCTAG